Genomic DNA from Ictidomys tridecemlineatus isolate mIctTri1 chromosome 6, mIctTri1.hap1, whole genome shotgun sequence:
ggaattggtgaaagagggcatctcttttttattccagtttttacaggaaatgcttccaattttatttccatttagaatgatgttggccttggatttagtatagatagctttttacaatgttgaggtatgtttctactatccctagtttttctaattttttgaacatgaatgggtgctgtatttgtcgaatgctttctctacatcaattgatatgatcatatgattcttatctttcagtctactgatgtgataaattacactTATTtatgaaccaaacttgcatccctggaatgaaccccatttgatcatggtgcattattttttaatatgtttttatgtaatttgccagaattttattgagaatttttgcatcaatgttcatcagggatattggtctgaaattttcttttcttgatgtgcctctgcctggttttggtatcaggatgatactagcttcatagaatgagttttaaagggtttcctccttttatatttcatggaataattttaagagtattaatattaattattctgTGTAAGTCTTATAGAattcagctgtgaatccatctgatcttgggcttttctttgttggtaggcttttgatggtgtcttctatttccttgcttgaaattgatctgtttaaattgtgtatgacctgttgactcagtttgggttgatcatatgaCTCTAGGAATTTGCTGGTGTCttcaagtttttctattttactggagtataaagtttcaaaatagtttctagttgtcttctgtatttcaatagtgtctgtcatgatatttcctctttcatcacaaattttaataatttgagctttctctctccttcttttcattagggtggctaagggtttgtcaattttatcaattttttcaaagaaccagctttttgtttttggaCTCCCCCTATATGAAatcttatttctctcttttgcagcctttaagattctatccttattctgtatgctaggcattttcattataatgtgatttccttatgtttggaaaattttctgttattattttattgaagagattgtgcattcctttggtttgaatttctgtgccttcctctatcccaataaatcttatatttggtcttttgatgctgtcccacaATTCTTGGATGCTATctatggtttcttaccatcttcactgtatggtcaactttattttcaagattgtattctggactggggttatagcccagtggtagagagcttgcctagcatgtgtgaggccctgggtttgattctcagcattgcatataaataaataataaaataaaggtccatgacaaccaaaaaaaaaagattatattttgttctcattatctgatgttctgtcttacaagtgatctagtctattggtgattctttctattgagtttttatttggttgtttggtttttttttttttccagaatctccatccctttcttgaagtaatattttcctacctgtatttgctcccttatctctttgttaaaGTGATCAATTTTggcctgtatttgctcactttAATTtgcagataattttaattatgtacattctgagcttcttctctgacattttatcaaCTGCACTATCCATGGATTCTatattgtagtatcttggtttgtttaggGCActctcttcccttgttttttcatgttgtttatgtgtCTTCTTTTTTGCAGTTCATATCTGAGTTATTATAGTTTCtacctataatcttgtagtgtccctgcagaTAATCTGtgcctcaccttggtgttgggctttctgtttctggtCGGTGTCCCACAATGGATGCTACTGAAACTAAAGGTGGTGGCggcaatagcagaggtaactcaagatagcagCAGGGGTGTCCCAAAATGGATGGatcactttcagagatggggctgaaacaGTAGGCTGCCTGATCAGAGATGCAGCTGCCTCCAGGCCCTGTTTgttgtcccaaggtggaggctactGCATGAGAAGGGTTATGGTGATAGCTGCATATCTCAAGATGGAGGTGGACTAGGCCTGGGCTCCAGCATGGGTCTGCTGGGTGTTTGCACTGATCCTGGGCCCAGGCCTGGACTTTGGCGTGGGACTACCAGTCTGTGGATCAGTCCTGTGCCTAGCCTAGGCCTGGGTTCTTGCATGGGCCTATGGGTGATCctaggcctgggcctgggctccagtGTGGGTCGATCTTGTAGTTTTTTGCAAGTACCTCTCCACAGGTAGGAGACAACACTACTGATGTTTATTAAAGTCTCTATTAGATTTTActtgttagaaattaaaatagagtcTATAAAACTTTTACAACATGACTTAAATATAGGGCAGGACTGTGCAATTGGCAATATCAAGTGTAAAGTTTGACACCATGTTGAACACTGAAATCAAAGGTTCAAGTAGCCACTTGTCCCCAATGGCTATCACATTTATTCCCCAAAATTACCATGTCTATGTCTTCCTTAGGATTCTATAAAAGGAAATTTTCCAAAGTACTTAAGAGTTAACCCTTGAAAATTTGACCTCAACAAAGACAAAGTAAAAACCTCTATAGTTAGATAAAATAAGACTGATCAGGAAAACATATCAATTTAGGTGTGCAGGATCAATGTAAATTCATCATAAAACCATGAGgtcaaaaatatagaaattttaaaaaaacaagttctAAAAAATTGACACAGCCATAATTACTCTAGTAAAGGAACATGCAGAAAATCTTTATCAGATCAGAGTGCACTTTGGGGTTAGATTAAGAGTCAATTCAGACTGTGAGTCCTGAAATCTTCAAGTAAAGATTTTCATGGTAGAGAAGACTTGTGTATATGAGATCATTCCATTTTTCCTCTCTGTGCTATAGTGTTTGGGGAGAAACTTGTTAAGAAAGCAGGATGATAGAATATAAGAACAGATAATATAAGCAGCTAATTAGGTCCCAGAGAAGCTTTAATATAAAAGTgacacctttttttcccctcaaacttGGACATTCACCTCTGCAGCTTACATTTCAGATGCAAGCCttgaagagagagagatctggcagaaggctaacaaaaaaaaaaaagctactattATGAACTTTAGAGGGAAAACCTCATACATAGGGCATTTTCTTATGTAAAATCAGTCTCTTCAGGTGTggttttatagtttgtttcctctGGAGACCATTTTTCATTGGTAATCATGCCAGGTTTGAATGCAGAAAATTATGGAGATGTCATTTCCCACTAATACTTTTGAGGATGAGCTCCCCTCTgaacaacaaaattaaataaagaaaagaaactggaaCATAGGTGTCTGCGCCAAGGAACTGTCTCTTTGGCTAGAGAATGTCTCTCCCCTGTTGGAGCCTCTCTCGCCCAGCAGTTTCCACCTCTCCTTCCATGCATGACTTCTGGATTTAATTGCTATTTTACCAGTGTGGTCACGACCCCTGTACTTTTTCATGGGTGAccatgaaaaaaatcttaagactTCAGATTATTCACCCTTGTCATGTGACTTGTAACCCTGGGAGTTTTTCATTATAAGTCTTTCTTGTAATGAGTTTTGATCTGTCTGCGTTGAGTCTATCATTAgttaatgaacttttttttttaagggggatGGATTCTGCCTCACTTAGAATAAAGGATCAAAGTTgaatctgatttatattttaggtGCAATTTGGGTTTTCTTTAATATAACAAAGGCTAAACTGTAGAATggtattaaaatttatgtttccCTTTGATGACCATGATTATTTATAAGAATTTGTATTGAGACAATGATTGACAGCAGAAAAACATTAGTGGTAAAGGCTGGAATAAAGAGATTACACTCCCCGGGGGGCAAAAGGAATCTCCAGAGGGAGACATCTAGTGGTTGTTAAACATTTAACTCCCTTTTCCCAGAGGAATCTAGGCAAAGGTGAATTGAAAAGGGTGTGGATATAAATCTTCCTATTTTAAGTCAAAGAAGCTAGCAAAGCACACAGgagtacaaaacaacaatgggGAGAATCCCTACAGGCTTGTCTCGACTTAATATGCGAACAAAGAGAACCCAAGCATTTCCTTATGAACCACTCCATGTAAAATGTCCCTCTTTGAACAGCTAGAGTCTGATCAGTAAGGGGAGGGGTATCTTTGGGAGGAGGAAGCACACCAGATTGCAGTACCGAGGTGTCTGTGTTACTGGAGCATTCACTCAGCACCACTTGATAGACCAGTCACCATAAGATACCCTATGTTGGGGGGCAGGGCTTTGTAATTCAGGGGGGAGTTGCCACTGTTCGGAATCTTTCAGTTTTTTCAACCCTTTGTTCCTTTCTCCACACATCTAATAAGTGCCGATGAGTGCCCAGTTATTGTCCcatagaaagaaagagacagaacaTGCACCTTAAAAAGATGTGAGGTATGAAGGAGCTTACCTTGGTGattgttgggtgtgtgggagactccccaCTGAAGTTAAGTTTCCCTCTAGGGAGAACATCACTCCTCTCAGAAGAGCGccaaattcaaaggttttctCAACCAATCCCTGTAGGACACAGTGTTCACTTGCTGTTCCTGAGTCACCTGGCCAATCAGCACACGCCAAGTCGCCTACAGCAACCCTTCTTAAGCAGAAGCTTGCAAACTCaagctctctgccctcttcctcttctttctctcctgtctctgctctcttctttctctctgctctccttcactccttttcttcccttcaggcagccccccaataaaattTCTTGGTTGAATCTCCCTCTCGGGTGAGTCACTTGCCTTTCAGTGATGACCCAGCTGACACCAGTCTTGAAAATCAAGACTGGGTTCTTGTTCCCCTGGTGTTGAAGTTAAATACCCGAGATTCACAGAGGCAAGAGcagaaagtaaattttatgttcaaaacagaaaagagagagcTCTCTCTTGAGTCCTCTCCTCCGGAGAGGACCCAGAGCTGGCGCCCATAGGTATGGAGGTGTCTAGCCTCTTTatagattttaggtttcctttcttctcatgcctaGCTGTCCAGGGGGGTAATCCCTTGTGTTGGAAAGTGCAATTCTTTCCCTCTCCTGGAGGTGTTAGCAACCAATTGATGGGGAAGTGCTATCTACCCATTTCCTTCCCTTTGATTATTAGCTACCTGTCCTTTGCCCAGGTCTCACTGTTATGAAAAGGGTGtacaaatatttcttcaagaCCCTGCTTTCAATTGTTTCGAGTATACATCCAGAAGTGGAATCGCTGGATCACATATTCattctgtttttaacttttcgAGGACTGCCATAACTCtgctctaatctttattatttcctttcttctgtcagTGTTAGGATTAAttggttcttgtttttctagttctcttTCTAATGTGTTTATACCTCTAAATATCCCCCCTGAGCACTGTTTTTGCTGTGTCCCATAAATACTCCTATATAGTGTCCTCACTTTCATTCACCAAAGGTTTTTCTGATTGCTCTTATAGTTTCTTCTTTGGTTCACTGATTGTTTAGCTTCCACAAATCTAGTTTTCCTTGTTactgatttttagttttatccAATTGTCACCTGCAGGAATTTGGAATGGGTTCATGTTCCATGGAGTCCAAGAATAAACACCATGAACTGCCAAGGTAAGCAAGTAAGCAGGGACTTGACTGATaggaaagtgaaaggaagacTCAGAACTCCTGAAAGCAGTTGGGAGGAACCAGAGAGCCATTTAAGTCCTGCAGTATTCTTCTTTCAAACACACATTGGAAAAATTGATAAACTCCTCCTGATTGGTTCTTCACTGTTAACTAGGGCTGTGCCCTTTGTTAAACAGCTCTTGATATTTCAGTTGTCCTGGGATTGGGGGCATGCTGGATTACACAGTCCCTCTCCTCCAGATGGAAATTTACACCCTTAGAGAAACAGGAACAGTGTTATTATATGCCGGGGGCATACAGCTGCTCTGTGCTTGTCCTCTTGTCCATCTTTACTGTCTCTTCGCTACTCTTGACTGCCTATCCTTTTCTACCTTACCACTATGGTCAGAGAACATCCATTATAGacttatattattaaatatattgaaaCTTACCATGTGGTCCAACCTGGAAAATGCCCCATGTGCacttgagaaaaatatgtatatttttgcttTGGGGTTGAGCATGTTGGGTGGGGCAGGGGCCAGCACACAAGTTAGATCTGATGAATTTGTTGTGTTGCTCAAGTCCTCTACTTCCTTACTTATTTTCTGTCTGGCTGTTCATTATTGAACTTTCCAACTATTCTCATTGAATTATTTACTCTCAATTCTGTCAATTTTTGCTGCACATATTTTGATAGCCTGTCATTAGGTGCATAAACATTAATAATCATTTTATCTCGTTGTATTGAACCTTTCACTAATTTACAATATCCCTCttggtcttttttaaatttacttttaaatttacttttttaaatttacttttatttttggcactgggaattaAACACagtacttctttttattttgagtctcactAGTTACCAAcactggcctgaaacttgtgatcctcctatctcagcttcccaaatcactgggttTACAGTTCACAtctagctttttgttttttaagtctgCTTTATCTGATATTGCTATAGCCACCCCTGCTCTCTTATGTTTACTACTTTCATGGAATATCCTttttcatcctttcactttcaaccaACATGTGTCTTTGGATCTAAAATGAGTCCCTTATAGACAGCATATAgttggatcattttttttctccttctacaAATCTGTTTTGATGGAagagtttaatccatttacattaaAAGTAGCTGATAAGGAGAGGCTTCTGTCACTTTCCTCTTTTCTATATGCTGCATCACATTTTTATGTCTCAATTCCTACATTACttcttttgtgtttgatttttttaagtgaaatgttTGAACTCcctttacatttccttttttgcATGTATTTAGCTATTTTTGTGGTTACCATGGAGATTACATTAGCATCCTGAAATTATAACACTCTGATTTGAATTTACACTACATTCActtcagtaacaacaacaaaacactgctCCTTTTGTTAGAGTAGGTACATAGAAAGACATGAGTAGGAGGATGAAGGACTCACTCCCTCTTGAGTGACAAACTATCACTCCATCTTGGGTGACAGAAAACTCCACCCATAGCTACCTCCTTCAGATACTACCTTCTTCAAACTAAAGAAACCTCATGTTTCAGCTTAAGGAACCTTCCATCTTTGGAACACGCTCAGAACACTGATGCACTATTAAAATTTGTATCTAAAcagattttaaattctaaaaaaaaaaaaaattgaatcctgCTTTCACTCTCTTCAAGCCACATCTACACATAAGCATCACCATCTTTTCAGTCTACACATAATCTAAGTGAAATCTAAGTGATATTTGCCAGGAGCAGGTGAAATATGCATGTGATGCCTTTGGTAAGGGTTTTAGATAAGCTGACAGTGTCTTCTGAATCCAAAATTCAGACACAGGGCCTGACAAGATTTGAAAAGGATCATATGAAAACTAGACTACATTATAAATTTAATGCATTACcttactgaaaaatatttaatcaagACTGTCCTCCGAAAATTAAGCCACATGGTAGCTCACATGCATACTGAAAGAGTGGAGAGAAAATGGCGTGACCATTGAATGAGTTATTCTCAACTTTAATTCTTTACATGTTTTAATtatgacaatattttttaaaatgtcctacAATGAGatcagttcatttttctttacatttaatgtaaatatCAACTTTGATCCCCTGTCAACATCAGACAAGGACATACTTCATAGGTTTCataatcagattttaaaataatctcatgtaataaaaataaatcaaaataataaataaaatattaaaaaatacaagtatacagtagaaaatacaaaatgtaatttATTCATCCTAATTAGCAAATGATTAACTCCAAAGACATAATTTTAACCTTGTGGcttaaaacaatttcattttttgccTGTTACTCTTTCTGATCATATATTAAAGTATCTTCTGCATTTCATCTGTATTTAATTGATCATttatattttgtacatttgttttcttgagaaccatatttttttcttcatgctgATTGAAGCTCTGTAATATAAAATGTCATTCATATATTTGAGTAATATCGATCCCGGTTTTGAAAGTCTCTATGAGCATATCTTGCATATTTCTCATTATGTGGGATCCTTCCAAAAGGTTCATGGTCATTGAAGCAAGATTCAAAAACTTCATCAACAGCCTTCTCAGCTACTTCTTTGCTGATATTCCTAACAGCCAGGATAGAAAGAATTGCTCTGTCTCGCACACAAgtctaaggaaaaagaaaagtatgtggccttcattttatgtgaaatttaaTCATGAAATATCAATTTATATAATGTCTGAAccacaattaaaattaatttactctcatattactttattaatttgtcattcaaaagaagaaaacacagaaatgtaATTCAAATTATGGAAAATGTTTAGCCAGACTTAAAATCTTCTAGGCATAAGACAGACCTCAATGTTCTCATGTTTTCCAATAATATAAGCAGATGTCATTCTCTGAAGTTTTAGGCAACGTGTGCTAAATGGTAATTCCCAATTTTCAAaatcacacacataaaaaaaaatgtctacaaGCAAGGTCCTAATTGATTTCCataaaatttaattacatttaaaatatacttcacATCTTCACCTCTCTTCCTTCTCAGCTGACCAATGCTAGCTAACTTTTCCTTCAAGAAGGGCACTCTCTTCCCTGGCAGCAATAGAaaatcacacacatatacatccaAACTTGGAAAGTGCCTTAATTTTTagacagaaacaaaaattaaacaaaactttttttccctGTCTGTTCTTTGCATAAGTATTAAAGTTCTAGtcccaagaaaataatttacctAATGTTACACAGTAAGTGACTGGAATTTTTCAACCTtctaacttaaatattttaagaaatataagagCCTGCTGTTCTAGTTCTTGGAGAGCTTTTAATTCACCTTTTTCTACTCTAGTCCAAAACTAAAAGAATAGCTTTTGATCATTtcctaaaaaaataatcaaaacatgATTTGATGGCTGTGCATCATGACAATTACcaattttctctgtgttttcccaGTTCTAATTTAACTTGGTCTACATGCTTAAACTGGAATTAGCACTGGAATATAAACCAGTGCTTCTCAACCCAAGTTACACCAAAcactgatttgtttgtttgtttttgttgttgatgatgttttggtggtactggggattgaactgagagacactttactactgaactacatccccagccctttttatttttttatactgagacagtgtctcactaagttgcccaggctggcttcaaacttggaatccttttGCCTTAACCTCTCAAGtagttaggattacaggcctgagccactgcatccagcaaacgctgattttaaaaataaatgccatgcataaaagaacaagaaaacaaacGAACCATATGAAGCCACAACAGCAATTGCCAGAGAGAGGAAATTTCTctttctagaggaaaaaaaaaaaaagaactaaaaatctgACTcctgccagacatggtggtgcacgcctataatcccagcagcttgggaggctgagggaggaggattcaGGAGttaatgccagcctcagcaatggcaaggtgctaagcaactcagtgagaccctgtctctaaataaaatacaaatacggcagggatgcagctcagttatcaagtgcccctgagttcaatccccagaaccaaaagaaaaaaaaaaatctgtctcctGAAGCCAAATGGTTGGAAGACACAAATGTAAACCACAATTTAGCTTTACTTCTTTCTACATGTAAtaaatttctatcaaaataaaagtataaatgtGCAATCTTACAGTCAGTTACAGGACCtactgtttccatttcttggattCAGAAGCAGAGATTCCATTCTCCCTCAACCAGGGTCTACTACTTCCACTTGTCTCCCAACCTGTTGctagttttacttattttctgtttattttcttttattcaatgGTAAAAAGGGGGAGAGACTTCTCTTTCAAAGACCGTGGACCCAGAGCTCATGCTTTAATCACATTATCTTCTTATTAGTTCTAGGATATGCTAATGCACACCCTGCTTCCATTCTGTAcattaatgtacattaatttacattcctgCTTCCATCTCTCCACTGACAGTGACACAGAGAATTTGCCAGGGAAGTGGGTAAGAGACATGTGGTGCATGACCAGTTAGTAGGTACACTGGGTTGACTTGGCACTGACTGGAAGCCTAATGGTCCAATCAATCCATTCAGAATAACTGCCATCTCCAAGCATCAGGCTTGTCTTCCAGCTCACTGAGTTCAcaatttctattaataatttgCCATGACtttccacccctccaccccagaGTTGAGTTGCTCTTTCCTCTGGAAACCAAAGGCCTCTCTGTCATTCCAAGCCTATCCTCTTTATATCTGGTTGAAACTGCTATCCTGATGAGTCTAACTTCACAAATCAGCCCAACAAGCTCTTCTCACAGAAAACCTCTAACCAGCATGGACACAGCCTTGAGAGCTGTGGGCAGAACTTCTCATCTCCATTATCAATCCTTGAGCTCTATACTGCCTTGTCACacgattttaaaaatagactttccCTAGATCCCCTATCATGACATTTCTC
This window encodes:
- the Atp23 gene encoding mitochondrial inner membrane protease ATP23 homolog isoform X5: MSRVVTHELIHAFDHCRAHVHWFTNVRHLACSEVRAANLSGDCSLVNEIFRLRFGLKQHHQTCVRDRAILSILAVRNISKEVAEKAVDEVFESCFNDHEPFGRIPHNEKYARYAHRDFQNRDRYYSNI